The following coding sequences lie in one Thalassoglobus polymorphus genomic window:
- a CDS encoding GspE/PulE family protein has protein sequence MADEANSDVSASKIEVNNQKSDPAIPPEARQRALQEELSSLIDLVGVEPLVDMLLERAFQLGATDIHLDPQPSGLNLRLRLDGILHDILHLEADYAPHMISRIKLISGMNITEKRQAQDGRISNAMLNQARDIRVGTGPTIYGERIVMRLMPDHTQFTSLDELGMHAKQIEAVNKAIQTPHGMILSVGPVGSGKSTTTYSCLEAINSPEQSLVTIEDPVERRIAGVNQIQIDNKIKFGFVEALRGVLRQDPDVIMVGEIRDAETAHIAVRAGLMGTQVLSTLHAGDTGSTLDMFREFQIPRMFLSDAINCIIAQRLLRKICPKSRETYTPDSSTCQILGIDPQRASHTQLVRGVPSDENFHTGYFGRTGVFEVMAVDHELRQLILSGKSGRQVYELAREKGMATLEQSAREKVLSGITTVEELIRVTV, from the coding sequence ATGGCAGACGAAGCAAACTCTGATGTTTCGGCAAGCAAGATCGAAGTCAATAATCAAAAAAGCGACCCGGCTATCCCACCCGAAGCACGTCAGCGAGCCTTACAAGAGGAGTTGAGCAGTCTCATCGATTTGGTTGGCGTCGAACCGTTGGTCGACATGCTTTTGGAGCGGGCTTTTCAACTCGGTGCGACTGACATTCACCTCGACCCACAACCCTCGGGACTCAACCTGCGTCTTCGCCTCGATGGAATTTTGCACGACATTCTTCATCTGGAGGCGGACTACGCGCCGCATATGATTTCTCGCATCAAACTGATCTCAGGGATGAACATCACTGAGAAGCGACAAGCACAAGATGGCCGCATTTCAAACGCCATGTTGAATCAGGCTCGCGACATTCGTGTTGGAACGGGCCCCACAATTTATGGCGAAAGAATCGTCATGCGGCTGATGCCTGACCATACTCAGTTTACATCACTCGATGAACTTGGCATGCATGCCAAACAAATTGAAGCGGTCAACAAAGCGATCCAAACACCTCATGGAATGATTTTGAGTGTGGGGCCGGTCGGGTCCGGGAAGAGTACGACAACATATAGTTGTCTGGAAGCGATCAATTCACCAGAACAATCGCTGGTCACTATCGAAGACCCTGTCGAACGTCGTATTGCAGGAGTGAACCAGATTCAGATCGACAACAAAATCAAATTTGGTTTTGTTGAAGCTCTTCGCGGAGTTCTGCGGCAAGATCCAGACGTCATCATGGTCGGAGAAATCCGGGACGCGGAGACGGCGCACATCGCAGTCCGGGCCGGCCTGATGGGGACGCAGGTTCTCAGCACGTTGCACGCTGGAGACACTGGCTCAACGCTTGATATGTTTCGTGAGTTTCAAATTCCACGCATGTTCCTGTCGGATGCCATCAACTGCATTATCGCTCAGCGACTTCTTCGGAAGATCTGCCCCAAAAGCAGAGAAACTTACACACCTGATAGTTCGACCTGCCAAATTCTCGGGATCGATCCGCAACGTGCCAGCCACACGCAACTTGTCCGTGGAGTCCCCTCGGATGAAAACTTCCACACCGGCTACTTCGGACGTACGGGTGTCTTTGAAGTGATGGCGGTCGATCATGAATTGAGACAACTCATCCTCTCTGGAAAATCAGGTCGTCAGGTTTATGAACTTGCACGAGAAAAAGGGATGGCAACTCTCGAACAGAGCGCTCGAGAAAAAGTCCTCTCCGGAATCACAACAGTCGAAGAACTGATTCGCGTAACGGTTTAG
- a CDS encoding Hsp70 family protein, translating to MSAEYIIGIDLGTTNSVVAYVPYGDESLEMSLLEIPQTVAPGTIENRTSLPSFIYLPLKDEAGFELPWKESPEFVVGEFARRQSAEIPDRTVGGAKSWLAYHKVDRRSAILPWNAPDDVAKISPVEAATAYLQHIVAAWNHQFPNSKLADQQVVLTVPASFDASARELTREAAKEAGLPEEFVLLEEPQAALYSWLNETGNQWRKILNVGDAVLVVDVGGGTTDLTLVTVSESDGELELKRVAVGNHLLVGGDNMDLALAHLASTRFAEQGTQLDPWQSVSLWHSCRAAKEFLLKDDGPETQSISVAGRGKKLIGGSVSIDLQKSEVQSLLLDGFLPECELTEHAQKQRASGFQQLGLPFESETGITRHIAEFLSQHADGDSPVQPTDLLVNGGVFKAAELSNRLLSVLEGWFPENPPKILVGERDLDNAVARGAAYYGWTKEHQGVRIRGGTARSYYIGVETAGLAVPGLARPLNALCVVPRGMEEGTETDVPSSEIGLIVGEPAQFRFFSSAVRKDDKPGEILSRWAPDELVETDPLEATLSSEESEDGYSVPVRFQSRITELGVFELWCVGINSDQKWKLEFSVRDDES from the coding sequence ATGTCTGCCGAATATATTATCGGAATCGATTTAGGGACGACAAATTCTGTCGTTGCTTACGTCCCTTACGGGGATGAATCTCTTGAGATGTCACTGCTGGAAATTCCACAAACGGTTGCACCGGGGACGATCGAAAATCGCACGTCTCTCCCATCTTTTATCTATCTCCCACTCAAAGACGAGGCAGGTTTTGAGCTTCCGTGGAAAGAGTCTCCGGAATTTGTCGTTGGCGAATTTGCGAGAAGGCAGTCTGCAGAGATTCCTGATCGGACAGTTGGCGGTGCAAAATCCTGGTTGGCTTACCACAAAGTGGATCGCCGCTCAGCAATTTTACCATGGAATGCTCCGGATGATGTCGCCAAGATTTCACCAGTCGAGGCGGCAACTGCGTACTTGCAGCACATTGTCGCTGCCTGGAATCATCAGTTCCCGAACAGCAAACTCGCTGATCAGCAAGTTGTTCTCACGGTGCCAGCTTCCTTCGATGCCAGTGCGCGCGAACTGACTCGTGAAGCCGCCAAAGAGGCTGGGTTGCCGGAAGAATTTGTTCTCCTCGAAGAACCGCAAGCGGCGTTGTATTCCTGGCTGAACGAAACTGGAAATCAGTGGCGCAAGATCCTCAACGTCGGAGATGCCGTTCTTGTGGTGGATGTCGGCGGAGGGACGACCGATCTCACTTTGGTAACGGTTTCTGAAAGCGATGGAGAGCTTGAATTAAAGAGGGTCGCTGTCGGAAATCACCTCCTCGTTGGGGGGGACAATATGGATCTCGCTTTGGCGCATCTGGCCTCGACACGATTCGCAGAGCAGGGGACTCAACTCGATCCCTGGCAGTCGGTCTCGCTCTGGCACTCTTGCCGGGCAGCAAAAGAATTCCTCCTCAAAGATGATGGTCCAGAAACACAATCAATCTCGGTCGCTGGACGAGGAAAGAAGCTTATCGGTGGCTCAGTCTCAATCGATTTGCAGAAAAGCGAAGTCCAGTCTTTGCTCCTCGACGGTTTTCTTCCTGAGTGTGAATTGACTGAGCACGCACAAAAGCAGCGAGCATCAGGATTTCAACAACTCGGGCTCCCTTTCGAGTCAGAGACCGGAATTACGCGACATATCGCAGAATTCCTGAGCCAACATGCAGACGGAGACTCACCGGTTCAGCCGACGGACCTGCTCGTAAATGGTGGAGTGTTCAAGGCTGCCGAGTTGTCGAATCGGCTCCTTTCAGTCCTTGAAGGTTGGTTTCCTGAGAATCCGCCCAAAATTCTCGTCGGAGAACGTGATCTCGACAACGCCGTCGCGCGAGGAGCAGCGTACTATGGCTGGACGAAGGAACATCAAGGAGTCCGAATTCGCGGAGGGACCGCCCGTTCTTATTACATCGGAGTCGAGACGGCAGGCCTCGCAGTTCCGGGACTGGCGCGTCCATTGAATGCGCTCTGTGTCGTCCCGCGAGGGATGGAAGAAGGGACTGAAACCGATGTTCCCTCCTCGGAAATCGGCTTGATTGTCGGTGAGCCGGCTCAGTTCCGTTTCTTTAGCTCCGCCGTTCGCAAAGACGACAAGCCGGGGGAAATTTTATCTCGCTGGGCTCCCGATGAACTTGTCGAAACAGACCCTCTTGAGGCGACGCTCTCCTCAGAGGAAAGCGAAGATGGCTATTCAGTTCCGGTGCGGTTTCAATCCCGAATTACCGAACTCGGTGTATTCGAATTGTGGTGCGTAGGCATCAATTCGGATCAAAAGTGGAAGCTGGAATTCAGTGTTCGTGACGATGAGTCCTGA
- a CDS encoding STAS domain-containing protein, whose product MNHDPAQRIHFWVAFRKRIPDSTILLMFLEKQGTLLVSSTEPYQLSVYQTHIEVTMSPLIAEGSWADIQKLGDEVTREAQQRKCPTCLIDLSSLDYMGSSLVALLVRIWKDVKEKKGEMVVVAHHPLIRETIVLAGLDKLWAVYTDIDGAYQKIGAPLKNGDTPKNFISILSQRKFTVGIVVLVIVVLSVALFAINQQP is encoded by the coding sequence GTGAACCACGATCCTGCTCAGCGAATTCACTTCTGGGTTGCGTTCCGGAAAAGAATCCCGGACAGTACAATCCTATTGATGTTCTTGGAAAAACAGGGGACCTTGTTGGTGTCATCGACCGAGCCGTATCAACTTTCAGTCTACCAGACTCATATCGAGGTCACGATGAGCCCCCTCATCGCTGAAGGGTCGTGGGCAGACATCCAGAAGCTTGGCGATGAAGTGACACGTGAAGCTCAGCAACGTAAATGTCCAACCTGCTTGATCGACCTCTCTTCACTGGATTACATGGGGAGCTCACTTGTTGCTCTTCTGGTTCGCATCTGGAAAGACGTGAAGGAAAAAAAAGGAGAGATGGTGGTCGTCGCCCATCACCCTCTCATCCGTGAAACGATCGTCCTGGCCGGACTGGACAAACTCTGGGCAGTTTACACAGATATCGACGGAGCCTATCAGAAAATTGGTGCGCCGCTGAAGAATGGCGACACTCCGAAAAACTTCATTTCGATCCTGAGTCAGCGTAAATTTACGGTCGGGATTGTCGTGCTTGTTATTGTCGTTCTAAGTGTGGCACTGTTTGCAATCAACCAACAACCTTAG
- a CDS encoding DUF2760 domain-containing protein, which yields MGRFILAFKTFFKVLGNADFANQLDEIVEGSARPKIEQPAPKSQEPPAKPKTEPRNGALTLLEALQREARLLDFIQEDLSSYQDAQVGAAVRDVHRGCREVFDRYFSLQACLDQEEGATIEVTENTDASQVRLIGNVVETRPVSGTLVHSGWKAAKCALPDWVGKEENKTILAPAEVEVS from the coding sequence ATGGGACGTTTCATTCTTGCATTCAAGACCTTTTTCAAAGTTCTTGGAAATGCGGACTTTGCAAATCAGTTAGACGAAATCGTTGAAGGTTCTGCTCGACCGAAAATCGAACAGCCAGCCCCCAAGTCTCAGGAACCGCCCGCAAAGCCAAAGACAGAACCGAGAAACGGAGCTTTGACTCTTCTCGAAGCATTGCAACGAGAAGCCCGCTTGCTCGATTTCATCCAAGAGGACCTCAGTTCATATCAGGATGCACAAGTCGGTGCTGCCGTGCGAGACGTTCATCGTGGTTGCCGTGAAGTCTTTGATCGCTACTTCAGCTTGCAAGCTTGTCTTGATCAAGAAGAAGGTGCGACAATTGAAGTCACGGAGAACACCGATGCGTCGCAAGTCCGCCTGATCGGAAACGTCGTCGAAACTCGCCCGGTTTCTGGTACTCTCGTTCATTCTGGCTGGAAAGCTGCGAAATGTGCTCTTCCTGACTGGGTCGGCAAAGAGGAAAACAAAACCATTCTGGCTCCCGCAGAAGTCGAGGTCTCTTAA